One segment of Micromonospora parathelypteridis DNA contains the following:
- a CDS encoding sensor histidine kinase, with amino-acid sequence MRRRLVISYLLLMVLVLIALETPLAATMASRETEQVRADRLADATRFASLAGPALRDGEPGPIESELSSYDNLYGIGAAIVDRDRSTPVASPRWQPGPGTAAVLDIALSGQQTSAPESVWPWTTGPVVVAVPINDGGEVLGAVVIVTPAAPIRRAVVAWWLLLALAGLLAVLACVLTAFGLAGWVLRPVTELDAVTHEIAEGDRGARVQHRLGPPELRRLAASFNHMADVVSDVMDRQRAFVAHASHQLRNPLTALRLRVEELGPSLTDPEGRSEHRLALEETDRLALVLDALLTLARAEREENERVTVDAAAVAASRVAAWAPLARHRSVALRLATTDAPAYAQTVPTAVDQALDALIDNAVKFSGAGGAVTVTVARRDDGVALEVRDSGPGMTESQLGQATERFWRAPDAQNVDGAGLGLTIAAVLVDASDGRLTMRPGESRGLIAALWFPAPEPDPSAEPMDDELAADLRSAPAR; translated from the coding sequence ATGCGCCGTCGACTGGTGATCAGCTACCTGCTGCTGATGGTGCTCGTCCTCATCGCGTTGGAGACGCCGCTGGCCGCCACCATGGCCAGCCGCGAAACCGAACAGGTCCGTGCCGACCGGCTCGCCGACGCCACCCGGTTCGCCTCACTGGCCGGGCCGGCGTTGCGCGACGGTGAACCGGGCCCGATCGAGTCGGAGCTGAGCAGCTACGACAACCTGTACGGGATCGGCGCCGCGATCGTCGACCGGGACCGGAGCACCCCGGTCGCGTCGCCGCGTTGGCAGCCCGGCCCGGGGACCGCGGCGGTTCTGGACATCGCGCTGTCCGGGCAGCAGACCAGCGCCCCGGAGTCGGTCTGGCCGTGGACCACCGGCCCGGTGGTGGTGGCGGTGCCGATCAACGACGGTGGTGAGGTGCTCGGCGCGGTGGTGATCGTGACCCCTGCCGCCCCGATCCGCCGGGCGGTCGTCGCGTGGTGGCTGCTGCTCGCCCTGGCCGGTCTGCTCGCGGTGCTGGCCTGCGTGCTCACCGCGTTCGGGCTGGCCGGTTGGGTGCTGCGCCCGGTCACCGAGCTGGACGCGGTCACCCACGAGATCGCCGAGGGCGACCGGGGCGCTCGGGTGCAGCACCGGCTGGGCCCGCCGGAGCTACGTCGCCTCGCGGCCAGCTTCAACCACATGGCCGACGTGGTCTCCGACGTGATGGACCGGCAGCGCGCCTTCGTCGCACATGCCAGCCACCAACTGCGTAACCCGCTCACCGCACTGCGGCTGCGGGTGGAGGAGCTGGGTCCCAGCCTCACCGACCCGGAGGGTCGATCCGAGCACCGGCTGGCGTTGGAGGAGACCGACCGGCTGGCGTTGGTGCTCGACGCGCTGCTCACCCTTGCCCGAGCCGAACGGGAGGAGAACGAGCGGGTCACCGTGGACGCCGCCGCGGTGGCCGCGTCCCGGGTGGCCGCGTGGGCGCCGCTGGCCCGGCACCGTTCGGTCGCGTTGCGGCTGGCCACGACCGACGCCCCGGCGTACGCGCAGACGGTGCCGACCGCCGTCGACCAGGCGCTGGACGCGCTGATCGACAACGCGGTGAAGTTCAGCGGGGCCGGCGGCGCGGTGACGGTGACCGTGGCGCGCCGCGACGACGGGGTGGCCCTGGAGGTGCGCGACTCCGGCCCGGGCATGACCGAGAGTCAGCTCGGCCAGGCGACCGAACGGTTCTGGCGGGCGCCGGACGCGCAGAACGTGGACGGCGCGGGGCTCGGCCTGACCATCGCCGCCGTGCTGGTGGACGCGTCCGACGGGCGGCTCACCATGCGCCCGGGGGAGTCGCGCGGGCTGATCGCCGCCCTCTGGTTTCCCGCGCCGGAGCCCGACCCGTCGGCGGAGCCGATGGACGACGAACTGGCCGCCGACCTGAGGTCCGCCCCGGCGCGGTAG
- a CDS encoding TAXI family TRAP transporter solute-binding subunit: MSRTSSSRPGRHRAGTAALLTVLLTATLSTAGCQDAPPEPTSIRIATGSPTAVYYAFGQSLAAILNRELPDVQASVVITAASAENVQLVESGGAELGFTQADVLPTNTAGSPSVEAVARVYDDQLHLVTTGGGPVRTVADLRGRRVSVGAAGSGTEITATRLLEVANLGGDEVRRERLGLDDSVTALRSGRIDAFFFSGGLPVRGIEELAWRSATRIVDLSEWTEPLRSRYGQVYVSRDIPRSVYGVDAVTTVADPNYLIVRANLPERLVREVTRLLMERRAELAAAHPAAGRMSPRSAIVTAPLTLHPGAAAWYRAAKP, translated from the coding sequence GTGAGTCGTACCTCGTCCAGCCGGCCCGGCCGCCACCGCGCGGGGACGGCTGCCCTGTTGACGGTGCTGCTGACCGCGACCCTGAGCACCGCCGGCTGCCAGGACGCCCCGCCCGAGCCGACGTCGATCCGGATCGCCACCGGCAGCCCCACCGCCGTCTACTACGCGTTCGGGCAGTCCCTGGCGGCCATCCTCAACCGGGAACTGCCCGACGTCCAGGCCAGCGTGGTGATCACCGCCGCCTCGGCGGAGAACGTCCAACTGGTCGAGTCCGGTGGGGCCGAGCTGGGCTTCACCCAGGCCGACGTGCTGCCGACCAACACGGCGGGAAGCCCTTCGGTCGAGGCCGTCGCCCGGGTGTACGACGATCAGCTGCACCTGGTCACCACGGGCGGCGGTCCGGTCCGCACGGTCGCCGACCTGCGGGGCCGGCGGGTCTCCGTCGGCGCGGCCGGATCGGGCACCGAGATCACCGCGACCCGGCTGCTGGAGGTGGCCAACCTCGGCGGCGACGAGGTGCGTCGCGAGCGGCTCGGGCTGGACGACTCGGTGACCGCGCTGCGCTCGGGGCGGATCGACGCGTTCTTCTTCTCCGGGGGCCTGCCGGTGCGGGGCATCGAGGAGTTGGCCTGGCGCAGCGCCACCCGGATCGTGGACCTCAGCGAATGGACCGAGCCACTGCGCTCCCGCTACGGCCAGGTCTACGTCTCCCGGGACATCCCGCGCTCGGTCTACGGGGTGGACGCGGTGACCACGGTGGCCGACCCCAACTACCTGATCGTCCGGGCCAACCTGCCGGAGCGGCTGGTCCGGGAGGTGACCCGGTTGCTGATGGAGCGCCGGGCCGAGCTGGCCGCCGCGCATCCGGCGGCGGGACGGATGAGCCCTCGCTCGGCGATCGTGACCGCGCCGCTGACGCTGCACCCCGGGGCCGCCGCCTGGTACCGCGCGGCGAAGCCCTGA
- a CDS encoding CDP-glycerol glycerophosphotransferase family protein translates to MFGTFSGRIGVAASAALLVLAYLVMLVGGVFGWVGLFAVAGLAAIIGEFAVARWSQPSHLLLEKVGLHWSYRQLTRDLAAVLLVAAEVRLSGGELTLLLVLPAAVWVVSVFAGAFSIMIERRNPLSAMVRNIELGPLHTATQPPAWAAAVAGDRMPLLNLLLVPAAVAAAVQHEPTPFFVAAAVGVVATGLVGAILALTWLRGRGAKEGTLLPAVQRWLDSYQPEVALYFAGPAKDVYQANMWLAPTEALQQRAVVLLRSRDAFLELADTRLPVICVPAGVDFMNLELSGIRAALYSANVGANIHMLREPTTKHVFVGHGDSDKQASVNPYSKVYDEVWVAGLAGRERYARAGVGVLDQDIVEIGRPQLAGVHTFGAESVDRPFTVLYAPTWEGWLDDDPYHTSLVLMGERIVKGMLAASPRLRLIYKPHPLTGSRSSAARSVHDRIVAAIRAAGGNPNASSLDGTAHLVVTGRTPALFDCFNQTDLLISDVSSVVSDFVQSQRPYVVANPAGLSEDDFRREYPTARAAYLLSKDCGELEKIVTVTRAGDDPMTEARRELKTYLLGPAEANPMDRFQEEIDRLCG, encoded by the coding sequence TTGTTCGGCACGTTCTCAGGTCGCATCGGAGTGGCCGCTAGCGCCGCGCTGCTGGTGCTGGCCTACCTGGTCATGCTCGTCGGTGGCGTATTCGGCTGGGTCGGCCTGTTCGCCGTCGCCGGGCTGGCCGCCATCATCGGCGAGTTCGCCGTCGCCCGCTGGTCGCAGCCGTCACACCTGCTGTTGGAGAAAGTGGGCCTGCACTGGTCGTACCGGCAGTTGACCCGCGATCTCGCGGCCGTGTTGCTGGTCGCCGCCGAGGTGCGGCTCAGCGGCGGCGAGCTGACGCTGCTGTTGGTGCTGCCGGCCGCGGTGTGGGTCGTGTCGGTCTTCGCCGGGGCGTTCTCCATCATGATCGAGCGTCGTAACCCGCTCTCCGCCATGGTGCGCAACATCGAGCTGGGTCCGCTGCACACTGCCACCCAACCACCGGCCTGGGCGGCGGCGGTCGCCGGCGACCGGATGCCGCTGCTCAACCTGCTGCTGGTGCCGGCCGCCGTGGCCGCCGCGGTGCAGCACGAGCCGACGCCCTTCTTCGTCGCCGCCGCGGTCGGGGTCGTGGCGACCGGTCTGGTGGGCGCCATCCTCGCGCTGACCTGGCTTCGGGGCCGGGGCGCGAAGGAGGGCACACTGCTGCCCGCCGTCCAGCGTTGGCTGGACAGCTACCAGCCCGAGGTGGCGCTCTACTTCGCCGGCCCGGCCAAGGACGTCTACCAGGCCAACATGTGGCTCGCCCCGACCGAGGCGCTCCAGCAGCGCGCGGTGGTGCTGCTGCGTAGCCGGGACGCGTTCCTGGAGCTGGCCGACACCCGGCTGCCGGTGATCTGCGTACCGGCCGGGGTCGACTTCATGAACCTCGAACTCAGCGGCATTCGTGCGGCGCTCTACTCGGCGAACGTCGGCGCGAACATCCACATGCTCCGCGAGCCCACCACCAAGCACGTCTTCGTCGGGCACGGCGACAGCGACAAGCAGGCCAGCGTCAACCCGTACAGCAAGGTGTACGACGAGGTCTGGGTCGCCGGTCTGGCCGGCCGGGAGCGTTACGCCCGGGCCGGTGTGGGGGTTCTCGACCAGGACATCGTCGAGATCGGCCGACCGCAGCTCGCCGGGGTGCACACCTTCGGCGCCGAGTCGGTGGACCGGCCCTTCACCGTGCTCTACGCCCCCACCTGGGAGGGTTGGCTCGACGACGACCCGTACCACACCTCACTGGTGCTGATGGGTGAGCGGATCGTCAAGGGCATGCTCGCCGCGAGCCCTCGGCTGCGACTGATCTACAAGCCGCACCCGCTCACCGGGTCGCGGTCAAGCGCGGCCAGGTCGGTGCACGACCGGATCGTCGCGGCCATCCGCGCCGCCGGCGGCAACCCGAACGCGTCCTCTCTGGACGGCACCGCGCACCTGGTGGTCACCGGCCGTACGCCGGCGCTGTTCGACTGCTTCAACCAGACCGACCTGCTGATCAGCGACGTGTCCAGTGTGGTCTCCGACTTCGTGCAGAGCCAGCGCCCGTACGTGGTGGCCAACCCGGCCGGCCTGTCCGAGGACGACTTCCGCCGCGAGTACCCGACGGCGCGGGCCGCGTACCTGCTCTCCAAGGACTGCGGCGAGCTGGAGAAGATCGTGACGGTGACCCGGGCCGGCGACGACCCGATGACCGAGGCCCGCCGGGAGTTGAAGACCTACCTGCTCGGCCCCGCCGAGGCGAACCCGATGGACCGGTTCCAGGAGGAGATCGACCGGCTCTGCGGCTGA
- a CDS encoding response regulator transcription factor produces the protein MRILLVEDDRRVAAALSSALTRRGYEVEHAATVAAALSAAPCDLVLLDLTLPDGDGTDLCRELRRRSSQLGIIAVTARGEERDRVLGLRLGADDYVVKPFSMVELQARIEAVLRRAANAAPERHLIEAGSVHIDVAARTVTVDGRAVTLTRKEFDVLLSLARQPGVAVPRDRILLDAWGTTWADRHTVEVHVGSLRGKLGDARLVETVRGVGYRLRDA, from the coding sequence GTGCGGATCCTGCTGGTAGAGGACGACCGCCGGGTGGCCGCTGCGCTCTCTTCCGCCCTCACCCGCCGTGGGTACGAGGTCGAGCACGCGGCCACCGTCGCCGCCGCGCTCTCCGCCGCCCCGTGCGACCTGGTGCTGCTCGACCTGACCCTGCCCGACGGGGACGGCACCGACCTGTGCCGGGAGCTGCGTCGGCGTAGCAGTCAGCTCGGCATCATCGCGGTGACCGCGCGGGGCGAGGAACGTGATCGGGTGCTGGGCCTGCGCCTCGGCGCGGACGACTACGTCGTCAAGCCGTTCTCGATGGTGGAGTTGCAGGCCCGGATCGAGGCGGTGCTGCGCCGGGCCGCGAACGCCGCACCGGAGCGGCACCTCATCGAGGCCGGGTCGGTGCACATCGACGTGGCCGCGCGGACGGTGACCGTGGACGGCCGCGCTGTCACGTTGACCCGCAAGGAGTTCGACGTGCTGCTCTCGCTGGCCCGCCAGCCCGGGGTGGCGGTGCCCCGCGATCGCATCCTGCTCGACGCCTGGGGCACCACCTGGGCCGACCGGCACACGGTCGAGGTGCATGTCGGGTCGCTGCGCGGCAAGCTCGGCGACGCGCGCCTGGTGGAGACCGTCCGTGGCGTCGGCTACCGGCTGCGCGACGCGTGA
- a CDS encoding DUF952 domain-containing protein has translation MIYKLLSSAEWDAALAAGAFAGTPLDHESGFIHLSGADQVVETARRHFAGVTGLTLLSVEDERLGDALRWEPSRGGQLFPHVYGPLPVAAVVAAQALPADTPAADAVAALLV, from the coding sequence GTGATCTACAAACTGCTGTCGAGCGCCGAATGGGACGCCGCCCTCGCCGCCGGCGCTTTCGCCGGCACACCGTTGGACCACGAGTCCGGTTTCATCCACCTCTCCGGCGCTGACCAGGTGGTGGAGACGGCGCGCCGGCACTTCGCCGGGGTCACCGGGTTGACCCTGCTCAGCGTGGAGGACGAGCGGCTGGGCGACGCGCTGCGCTGGGAGCCGTCGCGCGGCGGGCAACTCTTCCCGCACGTGTACGGCCCGCTGCCGGTCGCGGCGGTGGTGGCGGCGCAGGCGTTGCCGGCGGACACTCCGGCCGCCGACGCGGTGGCCGCCCTGCTGGTCTGA